Sequence from the Actinocatenispora sera genome:
GCCCCGCCGCCACTCGTACCCCGGCGGCGACCAGCCGCTTGATCGCCTCGCTCGCCCCGTCCAGCTCCGGGGCGAGCGTACAGATGCGCAGGGCGGCACCGGCCGCCTCGAGCAGCGCATCCAGCCGCTCCGGTGTCGGCGCGACCAGATGCTCCAGCGGATGGACCCCGCGGCGCACCGGGCTCAGGAACGGGCCTTCGAGGTGGATGCCCAGCAGTTCCGCACCGGCCTTGACCGGGCCGACGAGCCCGGCGAGACCGGTGACCGCGCCGAGCAGCCGCCCGTACTCGACGGTGGCGGTTGCGGCGACGAACGACGTGGTGCCGTGCGCGAGCAGGGCGCGGCCGATCACGTCGACGGACCCTCGCGTCGCGCTCATGACGTGGTGGCCGAGCCGGCCGTGCACGTGCGTGTCGATCATCCCGGGTGCCACGATCCGCCCGGCAAGGTCGTACCGGATCCGGCCCGCCGTCGCCTCGGCGCCCTCGACGACCCGGGCGATCCGGCCGTCCTCGATCTCGATCGACGCGGGTTCGAGCCGGCCGTCGGAGCGCAGCACGCGCGCGCCGACCAGCACCACGCCATCCAGGTTCTGCACCGTCACCTCCCTTTCCCTACGCCTCAACCGAGCACGCCGAAGTAGCCCAGGACCAGGCCGACCACGAGCGTGCCGAGCAGCACCCAGACCGGGGAGACCCGGCGGCGCAGCAGGACGAACACGAGGAGGGTGACGGCCAGCGGCAGCATCGCCGGCAGTACCGCATCGAGCTGGTCCTGCAGCTTGATCTTCTGGTGACCGTTGGTGTAGGTCCACGGCGTCTGCACCTTGAGCAGCGTTGCCACCAGCCCACCCGCCACCGCCAACCCGACCATCGTCGCGCCGCGCCGGATCCGGTCGATCGTCTCCGGCGAGATCCGGTCGAAGAACCGCACCCCGGTGTGGTAGCCGGCGGACGTGGTCCAGAACCGGATGCCGAACTGGATGGCCAGCAGCCCGAAGAAGAAGATCAGGGCGCCGGCGACGTTGCCGGTGACGGCCATCGCCGCGCACACCGCGCCCAGGATCGGGCGCAGGGTGCCGAACACCAGCGAGTCGCCGATGCCGGCCAGCGGGGCCATCAGGCCGATCTTGACCGAACTGATCGTCTCGTCGTCGATGTTCTCCGCGCGGTTGGCGCGCTGCCTTTCCATCACGGCGGTCACGCCCGCGATCGGGCCGATCAGCCACGGGTGGGTGTTGAAGTAGACCAGGTGTCGCTGGTATGCGGCGGCCCGCTCCGCCTTGCCCGGGTACAGCTTGTCCAGCAGCGGGCGCATCATCCACCAGAAGCCGAGGTTCTGGTACCGCTCGTAGTTGAAGCCGGCCTGCACCAGCAGGCCACGGAAGGTGAGCCGGCGGATTTCCCGCCTGGTCTCGGCGGTGTCCGGCTCCGACGCCGGGGGGGCCTTGGTGTCGCTCATGGTTTCCTACCCTCCGCTCAGACGAGCCGTGTGGTGACCGGGGCCGGGGCACTGTCTGCGTCCTTCTCGGCCGGCGCGGCCGGCACGGCCGGTGCCGGTGGCGGTGCGGCGGCCGACGAGGAGAAACGGCGCATGATGACGGCGACCAGCGCCGTCGCGAGCATCGCGATGCCGATGACGCTGAAGTCGGTGTAGGCGGCGACCGCGAAGCCGACGAAGAACAGCGGGAAGAGCATCTTGTTGTAGAGCACCGAGAGCAGGA
This genomic interval carries:
- the nagA gene encoding N-acetylglucosamine-6-phosphate deacetylase; translated protein: MQNLDGVVLVGARVLRSDGRLEPASIEIEDGRIARVVEGAEATAGRIRYDLAGRIVAPGMIDTHVHGRLGHHVMSATRGSVDVIGRALLAHGTTSFVAATATVEYGRLLGAVTGLAGLVGPVKAGAELLGIHLEGPFLSPVRRGVHPLEHLVAPTPERLDALLEAAGAALRICTLAPELDGASEAIKRLVAAGVRVAAGHTDASYARTAEAVAEGVTRATHLFNGMPPVHHRKPGPVPALLADPRVRVELVADGVHVAPELVGVLLRAPDLRGRVMFVSDGTDVAGLADGPHRRWEGTPVVIRGGAATTLAGAVAGGTGTVLDGVRLAVDQGVPVEVALAAGSHVPADSLGLTDRGRIAPGQWADLLVLTETLDIETTILHGVVRREES
- a CDS encoding PTS system mannose/fructose/sorbose family transporter subunit IID codes for the protein MSDTKAPPASEPDTAETRREIRRLTFRGLLVQAGFNYERYQNLGFWWMMRPLLDKLYPGKAERAAAYQRHLVYFNTHPWLIGPIAGVTAVMERQRANRAENIDDETISSVKIGLMAPLAGIGDSLVFGTLRPILGAVCAAMAVTGNVAGALIFFFGLLAIQFGIRFWTTSAGYHTGVRFFDRISPETIDRIRRGATMVGLAVAGGLVATLLKVQTPWTYTNGHQKIKLQDQLDAVLPAMLPLAVTLLVFVLLRRRVSPVWVLLGTLVVGLVLGYFGVLG